One window from the genome of Sphaerotilus microaerophilus encodes:
- a CDS encoding sulfate/molybdate ABC transporter ATP-binding protein, with protein sequence MSIEIRNLNKRFGATVACDHIDLDIPSGELVALLGPSGCGKTTLLRIIAGLEVADSGSVLFHGEDATHTHVRERNVGFVFQHYALFGHMTIFENVAFGLRVRPTRAKPGSGIRSRPSDAEIKRKVMQLLELVQLDWVADRYPHQLSGGQRQRIALARALAVEPKVLLLDEPFGALDAKVRKELRRWLRRLHDEVHVTSVFVTHDQEEAMEVADRIVVLNKGRIEQQGSPDDVYDRPATPFVLQFLGDVNLFHGRLGHSPGGATAHEDVTYVRPHELEVLGEPLKLDDGHAEGTVWPVTFSQALTVGPRTRLEFKRDDGSYVDVELPRARWQSLREQLGLDAGQRAWLRPRHVTRFVAGGEAAVQDDPAAAI encoded by the coding sequence ATGAGCATCGAGATCCGCAACCTGAACAAGCGCTTCGGCGCCACGGTGGCCTGCGACCACATCGACCTGGACATCCCCTCGGGCGAGCTGGTGGCGCTGCTGGGCCCCTCGGGCTGCGGCAAGACGACGCTGCTGCGCATCATTGCGGGGCTGGAAGTGGCCGACAGCGGCAGCGTGCTCTTCCATGGCGAAGACGCCACCCACACCCACGTGCGCGAGCGCAACGTCGGCTTCGTCTTCCAGCACTACGCGCTGTTCGGCCACATGACGATCTTCGAGAACGTCGCCTTTGGCCTGCGCGTGCGGCCGACCCGGGCGAAGCCCGGCTCCGGCATTCGCTCCCGCCCGAGCGACGCCGAGATCAAGCGCAAGGTCATGCAGCTGCTGGAGCTCGTGCAGCTGGACTGGGTGGCCGACCGCTACCCGCACCAGCTCTCCGGCGGCCAGCGCCAGCGCATCGCCCTGGCGCGTGCGCTGGCGGTGGAGCCCAAGGTGCTGCTGCTCGACGAGCCTTTCGGCGCGCTCGACGCCAAGGTGCGCAAGGAGCTGCGCCGCTGGCTGCGCCGCCTGCACGACGAGGTGCATGTCACGAGCGTCTTCGTCACCCACGACCAGGAAGAGGCGATGGAGGTGGCCGATCGCATCGTCGTGCTCAACAAGGGCCGCATCGAGCAGCAGGGCAGCCCGGACGACGTCTACGACCGGCCGGCCACGCCCTTCGTGCTGCAGTTCCTGGGCGACGTGAACCTCTTCCACGGCCGGCTGGGGCACAGCCCGGGCGGTGCCACCGCGCACGAGGACGTCACCTACGTGCGCCCGCACGAGCTGGAGGTGCTGGGCGAGCCGCTGAAGCTCGACGACGGTCACGCAGAAGGCACGGTCTGGCCGGTCACCTTCAGCCAGGCGCTGACGGTGGGCCCTCGCACCCGGCTGGAGTTCAAGCGCGACGACGGCAGCTACGTGGACGTCGAGCTGCCGCGCGCGCGCTGGCAGTCGCTGCGCGAGCAGCTGGGGCTGGACGCCGGCCAGCGCGCCTGGCTGCGCCCGCGCCACGTCACGCGCTTCGTCGCCGGGGGCGAAGCCGCCGTGCAGGACGACCCGGCGGCGGCAATCTGA
- a CDS encoding Lon protease family protein codes for MPAVSLPPAALRLTIDPASLPFADTAELIGQPLPWIGQERAEQAARFGLTMQAPDYHLFVLGEVGTGRSTLMQQMMREVAASRPVPPDLVYLHHFENPEQPRALRLPAGEGRLLRQLMGDFAKTLHEQIPKRLASPEAKAAIERIEAAAQAEDERTFVELAACAEAHHFALLREEGHFIFTQRDEAGEPLTAAKVLTLSLAQRAANEAAEAALRAEIAPHLEAMQVRELAKREALAALRRQMVKPLLEHALQAIRAALRKQIKDGRKLAQYLDGVQADVLDNLALFQPAAVDGDVDEAERVAGLMALTARLRVNVVVDHAEAHHAQQGAPVIVDDNPTWRSLFGSIEYESENDVLVTDFSRIRAGSLLKAHGGFLLLHLRDLMSDPQVWEKLRRFLRSGRLQIEEPGLAVAPISAVSLQPEPVDVQVKIVLIASVEEYYLVQEGDPEFARRFRCKVDFAESFGASPGSYLASAIFVAQLCEQHGLPQASAAAVAALIEATHREAEDQRRQSALFGRTEALLLEAAALAQARGAARVAPEDLLAARQAQRHRHDYPEQRLQESIVDGERLIAASGERVGQVNGLTVVDPGDHAFGFPVRVTARSHAGEEGLLDIQREVEMAGPIHSKGVLILHSHLAALFAHIAPLAMNGSVVFEQEYSGVEGDSASCAEFYALLSSLAGTPLRQGIAVTGAINQHGEMLPVGGINEKVEGWFRTCEGLGLDGRQGVLIPARNAHHLMLDERVVEAVAAGRFHLYTADSAAEGMELLTGLAYGALEHGSYPPGTVLGRAQRTLQAYRRACEGPDEGHAGRGHRHPGGVRGWPRR; via the coding sequence ATGCCCGCTGTCTCCCTCCCGCCCGCCGCCCTGCGCCTGACGATCGATCCGGCGTCGCTGCCCTTTGCCGACACCGCCGAGCTGATCGGGCAGCCGCTGCCCTGGATCGGCCAGGAGCGGGCCGAGCAGGCGGCGCGGTTCGGGCTGACGATGCAGGCGCCGGACTACCACCTGTTCGTGCTGGGCGAGGTGGGCACGGGCCGCAGCACGCTGATGCAGCAGATGATGCGCGAGGTGGCGGCGAGCCGGCCGGTGCCGCCGGACCTGGTTTACCTGCACCACTTCGAAAACCCCGAGCAGCCGCGCGCGCTGCGCCTGCCCGCCGGCGAGGGGCGGCTGCTGCGCCAGCTGATGGGCGACTTTGCCAAGACGCTGCACGAGCAGATCCCGAAGCGGCTGGCGTCACCGGAGGCCAAGGCAGCCATCGAGCGCATCGAGGCTGCGGCGCAGGCCGAGGACGAGCGCACCTTTGTCGAGCTGGCGGCCTGTGCCGAGGCGCACCACTTCGCGCTGCTGCGCGAGGAGGGCCACTTCATCTTCACCCAGCGCGACGAGGCCGGCGAGCCGCTCACCGCCGCCAAGGTGCTGACGCTGAGCCTGGCGCAGCGCGCCGCCAACGAGGCGGCCGAGGCGGCGCTGCGTGCGGAGATCGCGCCGCACCTGGAGGCGATGCAGGTGCGCGAGCTGGCCAAGCGCGAGGCGCTGGCGGCACTGCGGCGGCAGATGGTCAAGCCGCTGCTGGAGCATGCGCTGCAGGCCATCCGCGCGGCGCTGCGCAAGCAGATCAAGGACGGGCGCAAGCTGGCGCAGTACCTCGACGGCGTGCAGGCGGACGTGCTGGACAACCTGGCGCTGTTCCAGCCTGCCGCCGTGGACGGCGATGTGGACGAGGCCGAGCGCGTCGCCGGGCTGATGGCGCTGACGGCGCGGCTGCGCGTCAACGTGGTGGTCGACCACGCCGAGGCCCACCACGCGCAGCAGGGCGCGCCGGTGATCGTCGATGACAACCCGACGTGGCGCTCCCTGTTCGGCAGCATCGAGTACGAGAGCGAGAACGACGTGCTGGTCACCGACTTCTCGCGCATCCGCGCCGGCAGCCTGCTCAAGGCGCATGGCGGCTTCCTGCTGCTGCACCTGCGTGACCTGATGAGCGACCCGCAGGTCTGGGAGAAGCTGCGCCGCTTCCTGCGCAGCGGGCGGCTGCAGATCGAGGAGCCGGGGCTGGCGGTGGCGCCGATCTCGGCGGTGTCGCTGCAGCCCGAGCCAGTGGACGTGCAGGTCAAGATCGTGCTGATCGCCTCGGTGGAGGAGTACTACCTGGTGCAGGAGGGCGACCCGGAGTTCGCCCGGCGCTTTCGCTGCAAGGTGGACTTTGCCGAGAGCTTCGGCGCCTCGCCCGGCTCCTACCTGGCCAGCGCGATCTTCGTGGCCCAGCTCTGCGAGCAGCACGGCCTGCCGCAGGCCTCGGCCGCGGCGGTGGCGGCGCTGATCGAGGCGACCCACCGCGAGGCGGAGGACCAGCGCCGCCAGAGCGCGCTGTTCGGCCGCACCGAGGCGCTGCTGCTGGAAGCAGCCGCCCTGGCCCAGGCACGCGGCGCGGCGCGGGTGGCCCCTGAGGACCTGCTGGCCGCCCGGCAGGCGCAGCGCCACCGCCACGACTACCCCGAGCAGCGCCTGCAGGAGAGCATCGTCGACGGCGAGCGGCTGATCGCCGCCAGCGGCGAGCGCGTGGGCCAGGTCAACGGGCTGACGGTGGTCGACCCCGGCGACCACGCCTTCGGCTTCCCGGTGCGGGTGACCGCGCGCAGCCACGCGGGCGAAGAGGGCCTGCTGGACATCCAGCGCGAGGTGGAGATGGCCGGGCCGATCCACAGCAAGGGCGTGCTGATCCTGCACAGCCACCTGGCGGCGCTGTTCGCGCACATCGCGCCGCTGGCGATGAACGGCTCGGTGGTCTTCGAGCAGGAGTACAGCGGCGTGGAGGGCGACTCGGCCTCCTGCGCCGAGTTCTACGCGCTGCTGTCCAGCCTGGCGGGCACGCCGCTGCGCCAGGGCATCGCGGTGACGGGGGCGATCAACCAGCACGGCGAGATGCTGCCGGTGGGCGGCATCAACGAGAAGGTCGAGGGCTGGTTCCGCACCTGCGAGGGCCTGGGGCTGGACGGCCGCCAGGGCGTGCTGATCCCGGCGCGCAACGCCCACCACCTGATGCTCGACGAGCGGGTGGTCGAGGCGGTGGCCGCAGGGCGATTCCACCTCTACACCGCCGATTCGGCCGCCGAGGGCATGGAGCTGCTCACCGGGCTGGCCTATGGCGCGCTGGAGCACGGCAGCTACCCGCCGGGCACGGTGCTGGGCCGGGCGCAGCGCACGCTGCAGGCCTACCGCCGCGCCTGCGAGGGGCCCGACGAGGGGCACGCGGGGCGCGGCCACCGCCACCCGGGCGGGGTGCGGGGCTGGCCGCGGCGCTGA
- a CDS encoding RidA family protein, which translates to MTKQVLQPAGWAVPKGYANGVAASGRLVFVAGQIGWNAASQFDSDDLVDQARQALLNVRAVLAEAGAGPEHICRMTWYLMDKRDYLARAADIGRAYREVLGREFAVAMSAVQVAALVEDRAKVEIEVTAVVPGG; encoded by the coding sequence AGCAAGTGCTGCAACCGGCTGGCTGGGCCGTGCCCAAGGGCTACGCCAATGGCGTGGCCGCCAGCGGCAGGCTGGTCTTCGTGGCCGGCCAGATCGGCTGGAACGCCGCCAGCCAGTTCGACAGCGACGATCTGGTCGACCAGGCCCGCCAGGCGCTGCTGAACGTGCGTGCGGTGCTGGCCGAGGCCGGCGCCGGCCCCGAGCACATCTGCCGCATGACCTGGTACCTGATGGACAAGCGCGACTACCTCGCCCGTGCCGCCGACATCGGCCGCGCCTACCGGGAGGTGCTGGGCCGCGAGTTCGCCGTCGCGATGAGCGCCGTGCAGGTAGCGGCGCTGGTGGAGGACCGCGCGAAGGTGGAAATCGAGGTGACGGCGGTGGTGCCCGGCGGTTGA